ACTGGTAATTTTGGACATGGTACACAAATACGAAATCAACCTTATGTATTGCATGAAAATAGTGCATTAAGAATTTGAAAACCATAAAACACCACGTGTTTAATCTACATATTATATTCATGTTCAAATTTTAACacctttataattttattttgatttcaatTTTGCGCATAgttgtattttaatttgattttttttactttttaaatattgaaattttagttgtCAACATaatataattgttaaatttattaagttatgTTATTTTTCAAATCTTATATGGTaaatatattatcacatatgtgaTATAATATCTATttgttattttcacattttactaTCATAGAAAAAAAGTAGTAAATGAAGTTAACAGGTTTATTGGTGtcaagattgaaatttcaaattttaaaaaatataaatactaaGAATGATCAAATAGGAGGACATGGACTGAATTTATAATTTTGTGCATAATACAAgactaataacataatttaaacgAATAGATTTAACTACTACTGTTAGATTTCAAAAagcataaatattaaaattagcaAAATTCTAACTTGCATGTAATTTATGGactattaacaaaattttatgtatatatttatacacGACATCAACAGAGATGGAGAAAGAGGAGAGGGGTAGTTTGGAAAAAGGTGGGTTCACCCATTCCAAGGCCAAGAGCTAGAATAGAAAAGGGACTTGAGCAGAGGTGATTGAGAGCTTAGtgtattgggattttttaaaGTGGAGAGGAGTCCGTTTACCATGTTAATCATTGAAGTATTATAGGTATATCCAATTATGTCACTTATTGAGCCTTGGGAGGTCTAATGGGAGGTTCAGTTGAGTCTAAATTATGGTAGAGATATAAGAATATactaatttcaaattttagtatTTACTTGGAAAGAATTAAATGTATTGATATAATAGTATTTAGAGTAAATTGGGTTGGGTCATCCAACTATGGTCAATATTTTTTATCACTCAACTacaaaaaaaagttttaaattggttacaacttattgggtttcttttatttttgtccTTTTCCATTATGTGCTTTTAagtatgtgataaattgatgatgtgataattttaaaattaatataataatatatttagctCTCAACAATTGTACATTTTATCAAATTGGTCATAATTATAAAGAAATTAACCcttaacatttacaaattatctcAATTTGGACCTAATtctaataaaattgtaaaaatattttttaaatcatacaaaataaataaaaatataaaaatatataacaaaaATTGCAAAAAACCCcagtaattttacaaaatttacatGGGTGAATTTGGTGGTGAGAGTTTTAGCCTTCAAAGATTCAAAAGCAAGGAAATTTCATTAAGGTGTGATACATTTAGGTTAACTTGTTGTAAGTGTTTGAAGATAGTGAATATTTATCATTGAGTTAGGCTTCATAGTCTTAGGAAAATCGAACTACGTAAACAACCTTTATGTCCATTATTTTTTGTTCTGTGCTTCGCAGTGCTTGAAGAAGTATCCAACTTCCCTAGTCACTTTTGTCactacttaatttattaattagcAACTGATTTAGGTTAACATATAGtattattatatttcatatttgCTCAAGTTTAACTTAacctaaatataaatattaatttttcttaaatttaccTATATTTATTAATAACtaatccaaaactgttttagactCACCAATATTCTTTTATATACaaaaaaagtttttatttatagtttaatttttattaaaattttaacatgcaCAACTTAacatattttctttaaatatttagaattgtaaattattttaaaattaattttatgtggtatatatattaaataaatccactcaaatttatattataatatattttttaattttcacattataatatttttaaattaattattatataatatttatattcaaatccgctaaaattttaaaaatttgaaataagtTCAAAATTACTTTGAAATGTAGAATGCATAAACCACATTGTTTATTAGCCCTACTAAGCTTCTCATGAATTTACAAGAATTTACAAGAATTTGATGCACATAACTAGCTAGCACATGTTTCCAGTTTTGCATTTACATTATATCATTTCCCATCCTACACAACAATTACAACACAAAAAAATCCTTAAaatattcatatattcaatttagtccataaaaaCTAACCAttcatctttcacatttttcgcTGCATATACTTGCATTCACTTCACATATAGTAGAACAGaactcatcatcatcatcatcatcttcatcttcatcttcatcttcatcttcatcatcACCCAATTGTTCAATCTCTTGCACCACTTGTTTCAACTCAGGTCTTTTATTCAAATCCTCTTCACAACACTTTAACCCAATCTTTAAAAAACTCATCATTTCATCCCTTTTATCACCCTTTATTCCCAATAACCCATCATCAAACACTGATTCACTGCTCATTTTCTCTTTCACCCAACTGCCTAAATTTGTTTTACTATCATACTTTGGCTGCACATAGTTCTCTGGGAACTTACCCGTTAACAGCTCTAAAATCAATATCCCTAAACACCACACGTCGGTTTTCTTGCTAACACGACCTTTTAGAGCATATTCTGGTGATTTGTAAGCAGCCATGAACATATGAACTTGTTCTTGGTTGATCAATGGTGTTAACCCATAATCACACATCAATGGCTTAAATGTGTGGTCTAAAAGTACGTTGGATGATTTTAAATTGCCATGGGGTAGTATTAAGGTGGGTAACTCCTTGTATAGATGACTTAAACCCCTAGCTATACCTTTTATGATCTTCAATCGAGTTTGCCAACTAAGACCTGGTTTATCTTCACAAGGGTTGCCTGGAAGAAATCAATGAATATCAGTTAGCAAGTACGTGAAAAAATTAGGTTAAATTTTGGTTTTGGTCCCTTTACTTTCCAGGTCCTTCTATTATAACGATTGGATCAAACTATTCTATGTACTATAAAATTTGaccttatttgattttttttaacaatCAGGGGCTAAACTGATGCATCTAATAATAGAGGGACCTTACAGTTACTTTGCCAATAATTGACATAATTTAGTAACATTTTAAGCAGATATAGTTAACTATACATTATAAAATAAACagatgtcaaattaaaatataggaTCAAAATCCCAAAGCTAAAACAAGAAATTGAGCAACATTATATCTTTTAATAAAAGAGGTATAGGAAAAGAAAGATTACCATGAAGGTGAGTAGCCAAGCTACCATTATCGGTGTATTCAGAAACCAACAATTTCTCCTCTTTCATATAATGATAAGCCATAAGAGGCAACAAGTTTTTATGATTCAACTTCCCCAACCTCGTCATATGTTCATAAAACTCGTCTTTCCCTTCATTATTCATTTGTTTATACCTTTTCACCACTGCAACAACAATCCCGTCATCTTTCTCCATTTCAACCTTATACGATGCCCCCAAATTCCCACTCCCAAGTACCTCAGCCGATGCCTTTAACAAGTCTTGTAGATCGAACCTTTGGGTACCTTCTCTTAAGAACATCAATGTCGATCCATGGTCGAAACCTGCTGCTTTCACCATGCTCCCACTTTTAGATACCCTTTTTGCCTCATTCACCACGTTTGCTTTTTGAGACTCTGTATGGGTCCTCCAAGTCAGGGATAGAATGAGTGTTGCTATGATGAGTAATAGTAATGCTGTGGATAACACAATCAATGCTATTTTCGCTGAAGATAGTGTTTTTTCTTTTGACGAAAGAGGAGGTCTAGGTGGAGAGGAAGCGCATGCTTGTAATGGTTTCCCACATAAATTCTTGTTGCCTGCAAAATGAAAGGGACTAAATTTTAGAAGTTTGAAAGAATATAAGGATTGAGAATATATTTGATGTTCAAGAACTTCACATTTTTCTAAAAGCAATTATTGCAAACTTTGTGAAAGCAAAATTGGGTTTTGAAATTTGTCTGTTCTCTTccgagaaaatatatatatttataatgtgTAAAATTAATAATTACCTGAGAACATGGTTGCACTCATTCGGCTTAAGCTTTTAGGGATAGGACCTTCCAATTTATTATTAGCCAAGCACACCACCTTCAATTCTTGCTTAAAATCCGGTATATGACCCTCAAATTGATTCCCTTCTAGTCTCAATATCACAAGGTTAGGTAACACTGTTAAGGAGGATGGAATTTTACCCGAAAAAGCATTATTAGCCAAAAACACTTTTTTTAACGATCTCATCCCTTCGAATGCATCATCAGGAATCTCACCATGAAAACGATTATTCGATAAATACAATGCC
The Gossypium arboreum isolate Shixiya-1 chromosome 10, ASM2569848v2, whole genome shotgun sequence genome window above contains:
- the LOC108488061 gene encoding pollen receptor-like kinase 4; translation: MMKMTILGTRITILSLWSLVIVSLGDMGDTENLLKFKDSLANPSSLRNWNASTSPCKGSMANWIGVICVKNKIWGLQLENMNLRGSVNIQILDKLPTLRIISLMNNNFEGIMVNIRKLEALKALYLSNNRFHGEIPDDAFEGMRSLKKVFLANNAFSGKIPSSLTVLPNLVILRLEGNQFEGHIPDFKQELKVVCLANNKLEGPIPKSLSRMSATMFSGNKNLCGKPLQACASSPPRPPLSSKEKTLSSAKIALIVLSTALLLLIIATLILSLTWRTHTESQKANVVNEAKRVSKSGSMVKAAGFDHGSTLMFLREGTQRFDLQDLLKASAEVLGSGNLGASYKVEMEKDDGIVVAVVKRYKQMNNEGKDEFYEHMTRLGKLNHKNLLPLMAYHYMKEEKLLVSEYTDNGSLATHLHGNPCEDKPGLSWQTRLKIIKGIARGLSHLYKELPTLILPHGNLKSSNVLLDHTFKPLMCDYGLTPLINQEQVHMFMAAYKSPEYALKGRVSKKTDVWCLGILILELLTGKFPENYVQPKYDSKTNLGSWVKEKMSSESVFDDGLLGIKGDKRDEMMSFLKIGLKCCEEDLNKRPELKQVVQEIEQLGDDEDEDEDEDEDDDDDDEFCSTICEVNASICSEKCER